In Vibrio hippocampi, the following are encoded in one genomic region:
- a CDS encoding LysR family transcriptional regulator, which produces MDVKVFQTFLEVAKEKHFGRASENLYITQAAVSARIKQLEEYFDTQLFARHRNNIQLTSAGERLVSYAETMVSTLKQATFDLSLESNKAQQLTLGGTPNIWDAYLQNFLSQVTGTLSGYGFVAESLSREQLNRKLLDRTLDVALSFDPFKVDEFSCNQIGELSLVLVSTDIRKLANAFDDKYVYVEWGTQFSFEHAQRHANIPAPYLRTSTGRIALDFILEKGGCAYLPNALVMPLLESGQLHKVKGAEAWIRPLYMSYRKNSTSLEAIHQIEALANEVAPTSPYLVQQAGDMPPIK; this is translated from the coding sequence ATGGACGTAAAAGTTTTTCAAACATTTCTAGAAGTTGCGAAAGAAAAGCACTTTGGTCGCGCATCGGAGAATCTTTATATCACCCAGGCCGCCGTGAGTGCGCGCATCAAGCAACTTGAAGAGTATTTTGATACTCAACTATTTGCCCGTCATCGCAATAATATCCAGCTAACCTCAGCAGGTGAACGTTTAGTCAGTTATGCCGAAACCATGGTATCGACCCTAAAGCAGGCCACGTTTGATCTTTCTCTTGAGAGCAACAAAGCTCAACAGCTGACGTTAGGTGGCACACCAAACATTTGGGATGCGTACTTACAGAACTTTTTAAGCCAAGTGACGGGAACATTGAGTGGCTATGGTTTTGTCGCTGAATCGTTGAGCCGTGAACAGCTCAACAGAAAGCTTCTTGATCGAACCTTAGATGTTGCGCTGTCGTTTGACCCATTCAAAGTCGATGAATTTTCCTGTAATCAAATTGGTGAGTTATCTTTGGTATTGGTGTCGACCGATATCAGGAAGCTCGCTAACGCCTTTGATGATAAATATGTGTACGTGGAGTGGGGAACCCAGTTTAGTTTTGAACATGCGCAAAGGCACGCCAATATACCAGCACCTTATTTACGCACCTCAACAGGGCGTATTGCTTTAGATTTCATTCTCGAGAAAGGCGGATGTGCCTATCTACCGAATGCACTGGTAATGCCGCTCCTAGAGTCTGGTCAACTCCACAAGGTGAAAGGCGCGGAAGCATGGATCCGTCCCCTTTATATGAGTTATCGTAAAAATAGCACCTCATTAGAAGCGATCCATCAGATCGAAGCACTCGCGAATGAAGTCGCGCCGACTTCACCGTATCTAGTGCAACAAGCGGGTGATATGCCACCGATTAAATAG
- a CDS encoding helix-turn-helix transcriptional regulator produces MTESRELSTAPFLPPPLVEKQFRHSLSDLGISHVQFVIESADKKYCLTGCEDLRHDHGERVSFNQSSNLLATIPDNFEAVAKETLSECCDVNLGTGLTHYQYKITKRIVHQYRAHFIFSSDSKLNAKEHKQLQAHIELVIAWANFSASHHHLIKQWDLINDSNFITDSLLTASELAVFQLLISGCTGSQIAQIRQVSKETVRTQIKSILHKTDCNSQNQLISRYGYSQWLTEHARFKPLTQSTVTVKA; encoded by the coding sequence ATGACTGAGAGTCGAGAATTATCCACAGCCCCGTTTCTACCTCCCCCGCTGGTAGAAAAACAATTTCGTCACTCATTGTCTGATCTTGGAATTAGCCACGTACAGTTTGTTATTGAGAGTGCGGATAAAAAGTATTGCCTGACAGGATGTGAAGATCTAAGACACGATCATGGTGAGAGGGTCTCATTTAATCAAAGCAGCAATTTACTAGCGACGATACCTGATAACTTTGAAGCGGTTGCAAAAGAGACATTGAGCGAGTGTTGTGACGTTAACCTCGGGACCGGGCTAACGCATTATCAGTATAAAATCACCAAGCGTATCGTGCATCAGTATCGAGCCCATTTTATCTTCTCAAGCGACAGTAAACTCAATGCAAAAGAGCACAAGCAACTTCAAGCCCATATCGAGTTAGTGATAGCATGGGCAAACTTTAGTGCCTCCCACCATCACCTTATTAAGCAGTGGGACCTTATAAATGATAGCAATTTTATCACCGATTCCTTGCTTACCGCATCCGAGTTAGCGGTATTTCAGCTTTTAATTAGCGGTTGTACCGGCTCACAGATTGCACAAATAAGACAGGTATCAAAAGAAACTGTGAGAACTCAGATCAAGAGTATATTGCATAAAACAGACTGCAATAGCCAAAATCAACTCATATCAAGATATGGCTATAGTCAGTGGCTTACCGAGCATGCTCGTTTTAAGCCACTAACTCAGTCAACTGTCACAGTGAAAGCGTAA
- a CDS encoding LysR family transcriptional regulator: MKHSDFSLIPTFVAIVEERSYSGAAKRLGISQSAISQSVAKLKILFNDNLFIRESHGIKPTQFALNIYPELSAAINAIKLTTPEHNKFEPHTNSKQFIISSLSVFGGEILPKLSAAIRQQAPNVSVKTEVRVDDSSLIENLRSQKYDLLLDVDYGQHHQLCATTVMEEELCVVCCNDHPRLTGNTINEQQFLQEKHVAHVSPNQEQAYLLGKGLNADSILRERSIFWYASNLYEMLPIIEQGEYIAIFPVKLAQRYIKYSQIKMLRSDLFKDKLNVSMFWHATRNNDAAHKWFREQVASVMKNH; this comes from the coding sequence ATGAAGCACTCAGACTTTAGCTTGATTCCTACGTTCGTCGCCATCGTTGAAGAACGGAGTTACTCAGGCGCGGCTAAACGTCTTGGCATTAGCCAATCGGCGATTAGTCAAAGCGTCGCTAAATTGAAGATTTTGTTCAACGATAATCTTTTCATTCGAGAGAGCCATGGTATAAAACCCACACAATTTGCGCTTAATATCTATCCGGAATTATCCGCTGCGATTAATGCCATAAAATTGACCACCCCTGAGCATAATAAGTTTGAACCTCATACCAATAGTAAACAGTTTATTATTTCTTCTTTAAGTGTATTTGGTGGCGAAATATTGCCCAAACTGTCTGCAGCGATACGTCAGCAAGCGCCCAATGTGTCAGTTAAAACGGAAGTTCGAGTCGATGACTCATCATTAATAGAGAACCTCCGTTCTCAGAAGTATGACTTACTGCTTGATGTCGATTACGGTCAACACCATCAACTCTGTGCGACCACAGTGATGGAAGAAGAGTTGTGTGTTGTTTGTTGTAATGATCACCCGCGACTTACTGGCAACACCATTAATGAACAGCAGTTTTTGCAAGAAAAGCATGTCGCGCATGTCAGTCCTAATCAGGAACAGGCATATTTGCTAGGTAAAGGACTCAATGCCGACAGTATTTTGAGAGAAAGAAGCATATTTTGGTATGCGAGTAACCTTTACGAGATGTTACCTATTATTGAACAAGGTGAATATATCGCCATATTTCCAGTCAAACTCGCGCAGCGGTATATAAAATACTCACAAATCAAAATGCTTCGCAGCGATCTGTTTAAAGATAAATTGAATGTATCGATGTTCTGGCACGCGACCAGAAATAATGATGCCGCTCATAAATGGTTTCGAGAACAAGTCGCAAGCGTAATGAAAAACCACTAA
- a CDS encoding ketoacyl-ACP synthase III, which produces MNSFYAEVTGWGKCLPPSILSNHDLTTIMDTSDEWIRTRTGIENRRISHVNTSEMATVAAKHAMACAGIDASEVDLIIVATCSPDSLIPNTASKVQQNIGAPSCAAFDLNAACTGFVYGLETATRLIQSGNYRHAIVIGAERLSFFLDWSERDTAVLFGDGAGAVVLSKTERQVGLQNAQLGCDAKGRDILAVPKFGTAMDRFAADNGYFEFDFVGKEIFKRAVRGMGAAASTVLARSDLTTDQIDLVIPHQANIRIIQTLCDLSGIDREKAFVNIQHYGNTSAATVPIALCEAAESGAIKPNSHLLLAAFGAGLTWGAGHLVWGQRVTPQGLSDAKLPETDLTALELMADAIQHCKNKPQA; this is translated from the coding sequence ATGAATAGTTTTTATGCCGAAGTGACCGGATGGGGGAAATGTTTACCTCCATCCATCTTATCGAACCATGATCTCACGACTATCATGGATACCTCTGACGAATGGATCCGAACCCGCACTGGGATTGAGAATCGTCGTATTAGTCATGTGAATACCTCTGAAATGGCGACTGTAGCGGCTAAACATGCAATGGCTTGTGCTGGAATCGACGCAAGCGAAGTTGACCTAATCATTGTCGCAACCTGCTCGCCTGACTCACTGATTCCAAATACCGCATCTAAGGTACAACAAAACATTGGGGCACCATCGTGCGCCGCGTTTGATCTCAATGCCGCCTGTACGGGATTTGTTTATGGTTTAGAAACCGCAACTCGCCTGATTCAATCGGGCAACTACCGACATGCGATTGTTATTGGGGCAGAGCGGTTATCGTTCTTCCTTGATTGGAGTGAGCGCGATACAGCAGTACTTTTCGGTGATGGGGCGGGGGCCGTCGTGCTTAGTAAAACCGAGCGTCAAGTCGGGCTGCAAAACGCACAGTTGGGCTGTGACGCGAAAGGACGAGATATCTTAGCGGTGCCAAAGTTTGGTACTGCCATGGATCGATTTGCTGCCGACAATGGCTATTTTGAGTTCGATTTTGTCGGCAAAGAGATTTTTAAAAGAGCGGTTCGAGGTATGGGAGCGGCGGCAAGCACAGTGCTCGCGAGATCTGATCTCACCACAGATCAAATTGATCTTGTTATTCCTCATCAAGCTAACATTCGGATTATCCAAACACTGTGCGATCTCTCTGGAATTGACCGTGAAAAAGCGTTTGTGAATATCCAACATTATGGCAATACCTCTGCGGCGACGGTGCCAATCGCCCTCTGTGAAGCGGCAGAGTCAGGCGCGATAAAACCTAATAGCCATCTTTTGCTTGCTGCATTTGGTGCCGGTCTTACTTGGGGCGCAGGTCATCTTGTTTGGGGGCAACGTGTCACGCCACAAGGGCTAAGTGATGCAAAGTTGCCTGAGACCGATCTTACTGCACTGGAACTGATGGCGGATGCCATCCAACATTGTAAAAATAAGCCTCAAGCCTAA
- a CDS encoding ArsR/SmtB family transcription factor → MSIEAMRQRVGDVSETLKVMSHPDRLLVLCQLVEGEVGAGVLQANSQLSQSAFSQHLTVLKKANLVSVRKQSQNVYYSLSDPKVKSLIHHLHSVFCDEESS, encoded by the coding sequence ATGTCCATTGAAGCTATGAGGCAACGTGTCGGTGATGTCTCTGAAACACTGAAAGTCATGTCTCATCCAGATAGGTTGTTGGTATTGTGCCAATTGGTGGAAGGTGAAGTGGGAGCGGGCGTACTGCAAGCTAACTCTCAGTTGAGTCAGTCGGCTTTCTCACAGCACTTGACCGTTCTAAAGAAAGCCAATTTAGTGTCAGTACGCAAGCAATCACAAAATGTTTACTACTCGCTCAGTGATCCGAAAGTAAAGTCACTGATTCATCATTTGCACAGCGTATTTTGTGATGAGGAGTCATCATAA
- a CDS encoding YeeE/YedE family protein: MAFPWLSLIGGMLLGVSASLLLLFNGKVAGISGIVSGTFFSSDRGWRVIFLLGMVLGGFVASHWIDISAINMVTSPIMIIFAGLLVGLGTSLGNGCTSGHGICGMGRLSIRSIAATCVFMLVAMLTTFVSLHLFG; the protein is encoded by the coding sequence ATGGCGTTTCCTTGGCTATCTCTTATCGGCGGCATGCTATTGGGTGTGTCCGCATCTTTGTTACTGTTGTTTAACGGTAAAGTTGCTGGTATCAGCGGTATTGTATCCGGCACGTTCTTTAGTTCTGATAGAGGTTGGCGCGTGATATTCCTGTTAGGCATGGTGCTCGGTGGGTTTGTTGCCTCGCACTGGATAGACATATCAGCGATCAACATGGTGACATCACCAATAATGATCATCTTCGCTGGCTTACTCGTTGGGCTGGGGACATCGCTGGGCAATGGTTGCACTAGCGGTCACGGTATCTGTGGCATGGGACGTTTATCGATACGCTCGATTGCTGCGACTTGCGTGTTTATGTTGGTCGCAATGCTAACGACTTTTGTTAGCCTTCACCTTTTCGGATAA
- a CDS encoding DUF6691 family protein: protein MNIIAFISGLLFGIGMIVSGMSNPENVIAFLDVAGDWRIDLAFVMGGALLVFAPVYWFVIAKRHKPIIANSFSLAAKTLIDRQLIIGASLFGIGWGIAGICPGPAIASMSLGSWEIFAFIAAMLLGMKLAKLVQPRISS, encoded by the coding sequence ATGAATATTATCGCTTTTATTAGTGGCTTGCTGTTTGGGATCGGCATGATTGTATCCGGCATGTCTAATCCTGAAAATGTTATTGCTTTTCTTGATGTTGCAGGAGACTGGCGCATCGATCTCGCCTTTGTGATGGGCGGAGCCTTGTTGGTTTTCGCTCCGGTCTATTGGTTTGTTATAGCAAAACGTCACAAGCCCATCATTGCCAATAGCTTTAGCCTCGCCGCAAAAACGCTGATTGATCGTCAGTTGATTATCGGCGCTTCGCTGTTTGGTATTGGCTGGGGAATCGCAGGCATTTGTCCAGGTCCGGCTATCGCTTCTATGTCGCTAGGCTCTTGGGAAATCTTTGCTTTTATTGCTGCCATGTTGTTGGGAATGAAACTAGCGAAACTAGTCCAGCCGCGGATTTCCTCTTAG
- a CDS encoding endonuclease/exonuclease/phosphatase family protein yields MNRTISYYKRVLSIVFAITTFSPNIFALTLASWNIEWLTINGDTRYPQSLREQNDFLLLRDTFEQMSPDVLAFQEVDSLEAIQAVVGGDYQIYLSDRAQPNNRALQFNGINQYTGFAIKKRYNVTDHKDLALTPDSRLRFATHVALNDGKQTIQLLSVHLKAGCAGKYSGSNRNCRQLKQQGRVLSDWLQQRVQAGEAYVMLGDFNHNLAFKGDWLWKDLVDGLTQQPTLTTRDTRADCKVRSRNNPNKTHQFRSLIDHILISPSLSASKAKQWVYPTKQVLNHQLSDHCPVYIELH; encoded by the coding sequence ATGAATAGAACTATCAGCTATTACAAAAGGGTGTTGAGTATCGTTTTTGCTATAACGACATTTAGCCCCAATATTTTCGCTCTTACCCTTGCATCGTGGAATATAGAGTGGTTGACCATCAATGGAGATACTAGATATCCACAAAGCCTACGCGAGCAAAACGATTTCTTGCTGTTGCGTGACACGTTTGAACAAATGTCACCCGATGTATTAGCATTTCAAGAAGTCGATAGTCTCGAAGCAATTCAGGCGGTTGTGGGGGGTGATTATCAAATCTATCTCTCTGACCGCGCCCAGCCTAATAATCGCGCGTTGCAATTTAACGGTATCAACCAATACACAGGCTTTGCCATCAAAAAACGTTACAATGTCACTGACCACAAAGACCTTGCATTGACGCCAGACAGTCGGCTTAGGTTCGCCACTCATGTAGCACTCAATGATGGCAAGCAAACTATTCAATTGCTCAGCGTGCATTTAAAAGCGGGCTGCGCCGGTAAGTATTCTGGTTCTAATCGCAATTGCCGCCAATTAAAACAACAAGGTAGAGTGCTGAGTGATTGGTTACAGCAGCGTGTCCAAGCGGGGGAAGCTTACGTTATGCTAGGTGATTTTAATCATAATCTCGCGTTTAAAGGCGACTGGTTATGGAAAGATTTAGTGGATGGGTTAACGCAGCAGCCGACTTTGACTACGCGCGATACTCGAGCGGATTGTAAAGTCCGCTCTAGAAACAACCCAAACAAGACACATCAGTTTCGCTCATTAATTGATCACATTCTAATCAGCCCTTCACTAAGCGCAAGCAAGGCAAAGCAGTGGGTTTACCCGACGAAACAGGTATTGAATCATCAATTAAGCGATCACTGCCCTGTCTACATAGAACTTCATTGA
- the nrdD gene encoding anaerobic ribonucleoside-triphosphate reductase: protein MKTVVIKRDGSRAPFTKDRIEAAVVSAAEHSDQELINYAKTVAVAVELKLEDCENVDIQEIQTLVENELMQGPFKHLARSYIEYRHDRDIAREKKSALTKEIEGLIEESNADLLNENANKDGKVIPTQRDLLAGIVAKHYAKTRILPRDIVKAHEEGDIHYHDLDYAPFFPMFNCMLIDLKGMLTHGFKMGNAEIDTPKSISTATAVTAQIIAQVASHIYGGTTINRIDEVLAPYVQSSYLKHLEIAKEWDIPNPEAFATARTEKECYDAFQSLEYEVNTLHTANGQTPFVTFGFGLGTSWESKLIQQSILKNRIAGLGKNAKTAVFPKLVFAIKDGLNHKPSDANYDVKQLALECASKRMYPDILNYDKVVEVTGSFKTPMGCRSFLNTYEENGELQHEGRNNLGVVSLNLPRIAIKAQGDISKFYELLDDRLKLARRALETRISRLEKVKARVAPILYMEGACGVRLKADDSIAPIFKNGRASISLGYIGIHETMTALFGTETHMYDDGKLRDMGIDIIKHMKETVNRWAEETGYAFSLYGTPSENLCSRFCQIDTREFGVIDGVTDKGYYTNSFHLDVQKKVNPYDKIDFEMPYPEITSGGFICYGEFPNMQRNIEALENVWDYSYTRVPYYGTNTPIDECYECGFTGEFDCTSKGFTCPKCGNHDSTRVSVTRRVCGYLGSPDARPFNFGKQEEVIRRVKHL from the coding sequence GTGAAAACAGTCGTAATCAAGAGAGATGGCTCTCGCGCTCCGTTTACCAAGGATCGTATCGAAGCGGCGGTCGTTAGTGCAGCAGAGCATTCAGACCAAGAACTGATCAATTATGCTAAAACTGTTGCTGTAGCGGTCGAGCTAAAGCTAGAGGATTGCGAAAATGTCGATATTCAAGAAATCCAAACATTAGTAGAAAACGAATTGATGCAGGGTCCATTCAAGCACCTTGCTCGTTCTTATATTGAATATCGTCATGACAGAGACATTGCTCGTGAAAAGAAAAGCGCTCTAACCAAAGAGATTGAGGGCTTAATTGAAGAGAGCAATGCCGATCTGTTAAACGAAAACGCGAACAAAGATGGCAAGGTTATTCCGACTCAACGTGACCTGCTAGCGGGTATCGTCGCGAAACATTACGCGAAAACTCGTATTCTGCCACGCGATATCGTTAAAGCGCATGAAGAAGGTGATATTCACTATCACGATCTCGATTATGCGCCTTTCTTCCCGATGTTTAACTGTATGCTTATCGATCTTAAAGGCATGCTGACGCACGGCTTTAAGATGGGTAATGCGGAGATTGATACACCAAAATCAATTTCAACGGCGACAGCAGTCACTGCGCAAATTATTGCACAGGTAGCAAGCCATATTTATGGCGGCACGACCATTAACCGTATTGATGAAGTTCTAGCGCCTTACGTGCAATCGAGCTATCTAAAACATTTAGAGATCGCTAAAGAGTGGGATATCCCAAATCCTGAAGCATTCGCTACGGCTCGCACAGAGAAAGAGTGTTATGACGCGTTCCAATCTCTCGAGTATGAAGTCAATACGCTGCATACCGCTAACGGTCAGACGCCTTTCGTCACTTTTGGTTTTGGTCTAGGTACAAGCTGGGAATCGAAATTAATTCAACAGTCGATTCTGAAAAACCGTATTGCAGGCTTAGGCAAAAATGCCAAAACAGCGGTGTTCCCTAAACTGGTATTCGCAATTAAAGATGGTTTAAACCACAAGCCAAGCGATGCGAACTACGATGTTAAGCAACTGGCTCTAGAGTGTGCATCTAAGCGTATGTACCCAGATATCCTCAACTACGACAAAGTTGTCGAGGTCACGGGTTCATTTAAGACGCCGATGGGCTGCCGTAGCTTCTTAAACACTTATGAAGAAAATGGCGAATTGCAGCATGAAGGTCGCAACAACTTAGGTGTTGTTAGCTTGAACCTGCCGCGCATCGCTATCAAAGCTCAGGGTGACATTAGCAAGTTTTATGAATTGCTTGACGATAGATTGAAGCTCGCTCGTCGTGCACTAGAAACACGTATTAGCCGCCTAGAAAAAGTGAAAGCTCGTGTTGCGCCGATTCTTTATATGGAAGGTGCGTGTGGTGTTCGTCTTAAAGCGGACGACTCGATTGCTCCAATCTTTAAGAATGGTCGTGCGTCAATTTCACTGGGTTATATCGGTATCCATGAAACCATGACGGCACTGTTTGGCACAGAAACACACATGTACGATGATGGTAAGCTACGCGATATGGGTATCGACATCATCAAACATATGAAAGAAACCGTCAATCGCTGGGCAGAAGAGACCGGCTATGCGTTTAGTTTGTATGGTACGCCAAGTGAAAACTTGTGCAGTCGTTTCTGCCAAATTGACACCAGAGAGTTTGGTGTTATTGATGGGGTGACTGACAAAGGTTATTACACCAATAGTTTCCATCTTGATGTACAGAAGAAAGTAAACCCTTATGACAAGATAGATTTCGAGATGCCATATCCAGAAATCACGTCGGGTGGCTTTATCTGTTATGGTGAGTTCCCTAACATGCAACGCAATATCGAAGCACTAGAGAACGTCTGGGATTACAGCTACACTCGCGTGCCATATTATGGGACTAACACACCAATTGATGAGTGTTATGAATGTGGCTTTACCGGTGAATTTGATTGTACCAGTAAGGGCTTTACCTGTCCGAAATGTGGCAACCATGACTCAACTCGCGTGTCGGTAACACGACGTGTTTGCGGATACCTTGGCAGCCCAGATGCAAGACCATTCAACTTCGGTAAGCAAGAAGAAGTGATACGTCGCGTTAAGCATTTATAA
- the nrdG gene encoding anaerobic ribonucleoside-triphosphate reductase-activating protein, which yields MNYHQYHPIDVVNGPGTRCTLFVSGCIHQCRGCYNQATWSLHSGHLFTQQLEDQIIADLNDERIKRRGLSLSGGDPLHPANLEAVLKLVQRVRAECPDKDIWLWSGYLLSELSQEQQQIVNLVDVLIDGKFEKDLADPELEWRGSANQIIHRFKL from the coding sequence ATGAATTATCATCAATACCATCCCATCGATGTAGTCAACGGTCCAGGCACTCGCTGCACACTGTTTGTTTCTGGCTGTATTCATCAATGTCGTGGCTGCTATAACCAAGCAACGTGGTCGTTACATTCTGGTCATCTATTTACTCAGCAGTTAGAAGATCAAATCATCGCTGACCTGAACGATGAGCGTATTAAACGTCGCGGCTTATCCCTTTCTGGCGGTGATCCTTTACATCCAGCGAACCTAGAAGCGGTGCTTAAACTCGTTCAACGTGTGCGTGCTGAGTGCCCAGACAAAGACATTTGGCTTTGGAGTGGCTACCTATTGTCGGAACTGAGCCAAGAGCAGCAACAAATCGTCAATTTGGTTGATGTGCTTATTGATGGAAAATTCGAGAAAGATCTAGCGGATCCAGAGCTAGAATGGCGGGGCAGTGCCAATCAAATCATCCACAGGTTTAAGCTGTAA
- a CDS encoding aromatic amino acid transaminase, whose amino-acid sequence MFSQLPEPTLDPILSLSVAFKNDPRTEKVDLGIGVYRNSEGQTPIMKAVAQAQTIVTSEQTTKAYVGLAGCEEFNQSIAKVVFGETPVYDRLAVIQTPGASGALRMLGDLMAVAQPGTTVWLSNPSYVNHKPVMEAAGLQVKYYRYFDTDTKQVNRDAMFADLRNAGPKDVVLLHGCCHNPTGADIALEDWQLITEMSVAQGFTPFVDIAYQGFGDGLESDAYGLRYMAERVEEMLLTTSCSKNFGLYRERTGAAVLIAKNAAEAANARGKMLTLARSTYTMPPDHGAALVKTILADNHLTQVWKTELAEMQQRLVSLREGLCKQLNTVHSSDKFDFIIGHKGMFTVLGFTAEQMQKLRDDFGIYGVNDGRINIAGLSESQLPYVANALITVSQ is encoded by the coding sequence ATGTTTTCCCAGTTACCCGAGCCAACGCTCGATCCCATTCTGTCTCTTTCTGTTGCCTTTAAAAATGATCCTCGTACTGAAAAAGTCGACCTAGGCATCGGTGTTTACCGAAACAGTGAAGGTCAAACACCGATCATGAAAGCGGTGGCTCAAGCACAAACTATTGTCACTAGTGAACAAACCACGAAAGCCTACGTCGGACTGGCGGGTTGTGAAGAATTTAACCAAAGCATCGCCAAAGTCGTATTCGGTGAAACGCCGGTCTATGACCGTCTAGCGGTTATCCAAACACCAGGTGCCAGCGGAGCGCTGCGCATGTTGGGTGACTTAATGGCTGTTGCGCAACCGGGCACGACCGTTTGGCTCTCGAATCCAAGCTATGTGAACCACAAACCCGTGATGGAAGCAGCAGGTTTACAGGTGAAGTACTATCGTTATTTCGACACTGACACCAAGCAAGTGAATCGTGACGCTATGTTTGCCGATTTACGCAATGCGGGACCTAAGGATGTTGTGTTACTGCACGGTTGTTGCCACAATCCGACAGGTGCAGACATCGCACTTGAGGATTGGCAACTGATTACTGAGATGAGCGTCGCTCAAGGTTTTACCCCTTTTGTCGATATTGCCTATCAAGGTTTTGGTGACGGCTTAGAAAGCGACGCCTATGGTCTGCGCTATATGGCGGAGCGCGTTGAAGAGATGTTGTTGACGACCTCTTGTTCTAAGAATTTCGGTTTATACCGTGAACGCACGGGGGCTGCCGTTTTGATCGCTAAGAATGCAGCTGAAGCAGCGAATGCACGCGGCAAAATGCTTACCCTTGCACGTTCCACGTACACCATGCCACCCGATCATGGGGCCGCTTTGGTTAAGACTATTCTTGCCGACAACCATCTGACTCAGGTTTGGAAAACGGAATTAGCAGAAATGCAGCAGCGTTTGGTGTCTCTGCGTGAGGGGCTGTGCAAACAACTAAATACGGTCCATTCCTCTGATAAATTTGATTTTATTATCGGTCACAAAGGGATGTTTACTGTGCTAGGCTTTACTGCAGAACAGATGCAAAAACTGCGCGACGATTTTGGTATTTATGGTGTCAATGATGGACGAATTAATATCGCTGGTTTGTCTGAGTCCCAATTGCCTTATGTTGCCAATGCACTGATCACGGTAAGTCAGTAG
- a CDS encoding ATP-dependent zinc protease family protein has protein sequence MNFWKRLLPVAIASALAACSTTQPSNVEVAPQPPEQPVVSQPEMPEVSQPPVVVEPSVTEPAEVEKPVVENKPPKTEPEKPPVVAKPTKTEDGKLILGEEEFVSLVDFKITTKARIDTGATTSSLSAVDIVPFERDGKDWVKFKVKHKGIESKEISLPIKRWVKIKQSSSEESDKRPVIATVIKIGDMDSSTEFTLADRTHLSFPILLGRSFFRDVAVVDVAQKYVQPKP, from the coding sequence ATGAATTTTTGGAAACGCCTATTACCCGTCGCCATTGCCAGTGCGTTGGCCGCTTGTAGTACAACACAACCCTCAAACGTTGAGGTTGCGCCGCAACCACCCGAGCAACCGGTTGTCTCTCAGCCAGAAATGCCTGAAGTCTCTCAGCCACCCGTCGTGGTAGAGCCGTCAGTCACGGAGCCTGCTGAGGTTGAAAAGCCGGTTGTCGAGAACAAACCGCCAAAAACTGAACCAGAGAAGCCGCCCGTCGTTGCAAAACCAACCAAAACCGAAGATGGGAAATTAATTCTCGGTGAAGAGGAGTTTGTGTCTTTGGTTGATTTTAAAATCACCACCAAAGCAAGAATCGACACCGGAGCGACGACATCTTCTCTAAGTGCCGTTGATATTGTTCCGTTTGAACGCGATGGCAAAGATTGGGTGAAGTTTAAAGTCAAGCACAAAGGCATCGAGTCAAAAGAGATCAGTTTACCGATTAAGCGTTGGGTCAAGATTAAACAATCGAGCAGTGAAGAGAGTGATAAACGACCAGTGATCGCCACCGTCATTAAGATTGGTGATATGGACAGCAGTACCGAGTTTACTCTTGCAGATAGAACGCATTTGAGTTTCCCGATATTGCTTGGTCGCAGTTTCTTCAGAGACGTTGCTGTTGTTGATGTAGCACAGAAATACGTGCAGCCTAAACCTTAA